A single window of Rhodococcus jostii RHA1 DNA harbors:
- a CDS encoding RNA polymerase-binding protein RbpA: MADRVLRGSRLGAVSYETDRDHDLAPRRMAKYRCDNGEVFDIPFADDAEIPGTWLCRNGLEGTLVEGTAPEAKKVKPPRTHWDMLLERRSKEELEELLKERLDLLKAKRRGA, encoded by the coding sequence ATGGCAGATCGCGTACTTCGAGGAAGTCGACTCGGAGCGGTGAGCTACGAGACCGACCGTGACCACGACCTCGCGCCCCGTCGGATGGCCAAGTACCGGTGCGACAACGGTGAGGTCTTCGACATTCCCTTCGCGGACGATGCCGAGATTCCCGGCACGTGGCTGTGCCGCAACGGCCTCGAGGGAACCCTGGTCGAGGGGACTGCGCCCGAAGCCAAGAAGGTCAAGCCGCCGCGTACCCACTGGGACATGCTGCTCGAACGCCGTTCCAAGGAGGAACTGGAGGAGCTGCTGAAGGAGCGCCTCGACCTGCTGAAGGCGAAGCGCCGCGGAGCCTGA